The following are encoded together in the Timaviella obliquedivisa GSE-PSE-MK23-08B genome:
- a CDS encoding BMC domain-containing protein produces MEARDSALAKQSAPRRTAPQIPQGSQQQPIVSESALGMVSTRSFPAIVGTADMMLKSSSVRLVGYEKIGSGYCTAVVRGRISDVRIAVEEGAAVAEQFGQFISKSVISRPLANLEVVLPISGRLAKYVSEQGYSRLSDLAIGLLETRGFPAMVGAADAMLKAGDVQLAAYEMVGDGLCTAIVRGRVSDVAIAIQAGMHEAERIGELHAVMVIPRPLEDLEETLPVASCWIEKPVPIAIPLDIKEAHKELAAQEAEAQIQMPDLRQIPIDRDD; encoded by the coding sequence ATGGAGGCACGAGACTCAGCCCTCGCTAAGCAATCTGCACCCCGGCGCACTGCTCCGCAGATACCGCAAGGGTCGCAGCAGCAGCCGATTGTCAGTGAAAGTGCGCTGGGCATGGTTTCGACCCGCAGTTTTCCGGCGATCGTGGGCACTGCCGACATGATGCTGAAGTCGTCGTCTGTGCGTTTGGTGGGTTACGAAAAAATTGGCAGTGGGTATTGTACTGCCGTGGTGCGGGGCAGAATTTCTGACGTGCGGATAGCTGTAGAGGAAGGAGCCGCTGTTGCTGAGCAATTTGGACAATTCATCTCAAAATCTGTGATTTCTCGCCCGCTAGCCAATCTTGAGGTGGTGCTGCCGATCAGCGGTCGTTTAGCAAAATATGTCTCAGAACAAGGCTATAGTCGCTTGAGTGATCTGGCGATCGGCTTGCTTGAAACCCGTGGATTTCCGGCAATGGTGGGCGCTGCTGATGCCATGCTCAAGGCAGGAGATGTGCAGTTAGCAGCCTATGAAATGGTAGGCGATGGCTTGTGTACTGCCATTGTTCGGGGGCGCGTGTCGGATGTGGCGATCGCGATTCAAGCGGGAATGCACGAAGCCGAGCGCATTGGCGAACTTCATGCCGTTATGGTGATTCCTCGCCCCCTCGAAGATTTGGAAGAAACCTTACCTGTTGCAAGCTGCTGGATTGAAAAACCCGTGCCGATCGCCATTCCTCTCGACATCAAGGAAGCCCATAAAGAGCTAGCAGCGCAGGAAGCAGAAGCGCAGATCCAAATGCCTGATTTACGACAGATTCCAATCGATCGCGATGATTAG
- a CDS encoding glycosyltransferase — MTSPALGKIAVYYPAFLGGGAETVALWMLEALKEKYELTLFTVSDIDFERLNAMYGTTLNHQKIRVKSLFPKFSNSITDFLIANNKQIRMLLFHLSIRHIKARQEDYDLLISAYNAADLGKKTIQYIHWVKVLEGNWWWEKVSNFSIAQLKKNPSLSNSQLVHETVLKTYGIDSTVLYPPVVLDIPNKAQMDKENAFICSGRITEAKQPDQVIKILQQVRAQGFDVKLHLTGGGGGTYALKYERSIKKLATENADWITLYENLEYADYVNVVTRCKYGIHYKKEPFGISIAEMVKADVIPFVRSQGGQVEIVGAQNQELLFGDEAEAIAKIIAVLSSPEKQSTLLESLKAQKQLFSTQRFMAEMTKFVDDYFERDSGLTGLTKEETTPSLLLKEAIQTGQRGI, encoded by the coding sequence ATGACCTCTCCAGCTTTAGGAAAAATTGCCGTCTACTATCCTGCTTTTTTGGGTGGCGGAGCGGAAACTGTGGCGCTGTGGATGTTAGAAGCGCTCAAGGAAAAATATGAATTAACCTTGTTCACCGTCTCAGACATTGACTTTGAACGGCTAAATGCAATGTATGGCACCACCTTAAACCATCAGAAAATTCGGGTAAAATCTTTGTTTCCCAAGTTTTCTAACTCTATTACAGATTTTCTAATTGCTAATAATAAGCAGATTAGAATGCTGTTGTTTCACCTTTCTATCCGCCACATTAAAGCACGCCAAGAGGATTATGATTTATTGATTTCTGCTTATAATGCGGCTGATTTGGGCAAAAAAACAATTCAATACATTCATTGGGTGAAGGTATTAGAAGGAAATTGGTGGTGGGAAAAAGTCTCTAATTTTTCGATCGCCCAACTTAAAAAAAACCCATCCCTTTCTAATTCACAGCTTGTGCATGAAACTGTTCTAAAAACATATGGCATCGATTCGACTGTTCTGTATCCCCCTGTAGTATTAGATATTCCGAATAAAGCTCAAATGGACAAGGAAAACGCTTTTATTTGTAGTGGCAGAATTACAGAAGCAAAGCAACCTGACCAAGTGATTAAGATCCTTCAACAAGTAAGAGCGCAAGGTTTTGACGTTAAGCTGCATTTGACTGGCGGTGGCGGTGGCACCTATGCGCTGAAGTATGAGCGATCGATTAAAAAACTAGCGACAGAGAATGCTGATTGGATCACCTTGTACGAAAATTTGGAATATGCCGACTACGTTAACGTGGTGACCCGGTGTAAATATGGGATTCATTATAAAAAAGAGCCGTTTGGAATCTCGATCGCTGAAATGGTGAAAGCGGACGTTATTCCGTTCGTGCGCAGCCAAGGGGGACAGGTGGAAATTGTGGGCGCTCAGAATCAGGAGTTGTTGTTTGGAGATGAAGCAGAAGCGATCGCCAAAATTATTGCAGTGCTCAGCAGCCCTGAAAAGCAATCTACCCTTTTAGAATCCTTAAAAGCACAGAAGCAATTATTCTCAACTCAGCGATTTATGGCAGAAATGACAAAGTTTGTGGATGATTATTTTGAGCGCGACAGCGGCTTAACAGGCTTAACAAAAGAAGAAACAACGCCATCACTTCTATTGAAGGAGGCAATTCAAACAGGTCAGCGGGGAATCTAG